Proteins encoded within one genomic window of Acidithiobacillus sp. AMEEHan:
- a CDS encoding hemolysin III family protein: MREQSSREEQVNAVSHGAGVGLAMAAFVLLVVPHWSSLSTRALLALGLFLFTAALLYLNSLLYHAWRSGPKKERLQILDRTAIYGLIAGTYTPVSILMLRGPLGWGLFAAEWSLAIVGALLLWRFRERFAGLSLWWYLLMGWLILLAVGPLY; the protein is encoded by the coding sequence ATGCGGGAGCAATCCAGTAGAGAAGAGCAGGTCAACGCCGTGTCCCACGGTGCGGGTGTGGGGCTTGCAATGGCCGCTTTTGTCTTACTGGTCGTGCCGCACTGGTCGTCGCTATCGACACGGGCTCTCCTGGCACTGGGACTCTTTCTGTTCACAGCAGCCTTGCTCTATCTGAACTCTCTCCTCTATCACGCTTGGCGCAGCGGGCCCAAAAAGGAGCGTCTGCAGATTCTGGACCGCACGGCCATCTACGGCCTCATTGCCGGCACCTACACGCCCGTGAGTATCCTAATGCTGCGCGGGCCTCTCGGTTGGGGGCTTTTTGCCGCGGAGTGGTCGCTGGCTATCGTCGGTGCCCTGCTTCTTTGGCGTTTCCGTGAGCGCTTTGCGGGTTTATCCCTTTGGTGGTATCTCCTCATGGGTTGGCTCATTCTGCTGGCGGTAGGTCCTTTATACTAG
- the mobF gene encoding MobF family relaxase produces MIRIKPIKSSGGAAGVAKYLRNEHTGEAAEQAAGYYSERGGAPSFWAGRGAEALGLSGAVDTDQFQALLEGKLPDGTDLAGRHQNRRMGDGYVLSAPKSVSMMACEDERWKAWHDEGVKAAIAFLQERMVYARLGKGGQISEYDGDIIAAVHRHEDARPVDGIVDMDLHSHVTVINAMRRSDGQWTSINNDQGVDCELQKEADAIYLATMARLAVEHGYELEQSATGFEVAGITRDQIEAFSRRRGQIQADLGDKGGIEAASVAQRDAAWSATRAEKRQLSQSEQRWEWHQRLREAKVPTRDLWVKSLERARQREMPPPDRATLAVQGALEHCSEHDTVFSQSAVRAEALRQGMAAGVSVEAIDAALQASVELLDAGQVDRDGTGKLRRMHTTQRAVQEELAIQTIATQGKAEALHSPESASALLEQRQKAQGWNYSDGQVEAIRMALIGREQHQGIVGAAGAGKTTSMAVIVEQYRQAGYEVIGLAPSAKAAAELQSAGCQTQTLESFLRSKSSEASGQILYIVDEAGMVSRRDLLRFYRRAQQDGARTLTVGDPRQLQAVQAGNPFEQLLRCNGFRQASITQINRQKDPALLAIAEAFAGGDAEKGLRLADPYLREIPLPDSVPGQKKIDKAVKQECLARAAAASYLRLSSEERGQTLVLAASNGTRRIANTEIRTGLIERGELGPESVVITALDKVSLSVAHQAQAAFYRPGQVVELGRAESGVGERGTRWRIVGTENGKLQVVPLHAEAKAPVHLRPSTTLQLFDVRPMELREGDQVLFRQNDKSRDIDLRNGDDAVIAIQNGKAFATLRDGKSIELKASEVMDYGYCRTVHASQGATVDRAIVIAERSRAGANLGYVALSREKLHLEILTDDKERLVESWGKYVQQESAREAAMRGTLQSARDQAREVISCQLAHARAEERTQRETRKREKARDTLTAKKQRSPAYDQGIGW; encoded by the coding sequence ATGATTCGAATCAAACCGATCAAAAGCAGTGGTGGTGCAGCCGGGGTCGCGAAATATCTGCGCAATGAACACACGGGCGAGGCGGCAGAACAGGCCGCTGGCTATTATAGCGAGCGCGGTGGAGCGCCCTCTTTTTGGGCAGGTCGGGGCGCAGAAGCCCTGGGTCTTTCGGGAGCCGTGGATACCGACCAGTTCCAGGCACTGCTGGAAGGGAAACTGCCGGATGGCACGGATTTGGCGGGACGGCACCAGAATCGCCGCATGGGCGACGGCTATGTCCTCAGCGCTCCCAAGTCGGTGTCGATGATGGCCTGCGAGGATGAACGCTGGAAAGCATGGCACGACGAGGGGGTGAAAGCAGCCATAGCGTTTCTGCAGGAACGCATGGTCTATGCGCGTCTGGGCAAAGGCGGCCAGATATCGGAATACGACGGGGACATCATCGCCGCCGTGCATCGCCACGAGGACGCCCGCCCGGTCGATGGGATCGTGGATATGGACCTGCACAGCCATGTGACGGTCATCAATGCCATGCGTCGCTCCGACGGGCAATGGACCAGCATCAACAATGACCAAGGCGTCGACTGTGAACTCCAGAAAGAAGCCGATGCCATCTACCTGGCCACCATGGCCCGATTGGCCGTAGAGCACGGCTATGAACTGGAGCAAAGTGCTACCGGTTTCGAAGTGGCGGGCATTACCCGCGACCAGATCGAGGCATTCAGCCGCCGACGGGGACAAATCCAGGCGGATCTGGGCGATAAGGGCGGCATCGAGGCTGCCAGTGTCGCGCAACGGGACGCGGCCTGGTCCGCCACCCGGGCGGAGAAACGGCAACTGAGCCAGTCGGAGCAGCGGTGGGAGTGGCACCAACGCCTGCGGGAAGCCAAGGTTCCCACCCGCGACCTATGGGTGAAGAGCCTAGAACGCGCCAGACAGCGGGAAATGCCGCCCCCAGACCGCGCAACGCTTGCCGTACAGGGGGCGCTGGAGCATTGCAGCGAACACGACACGGTATTTTCGCAGTCCGCCGTTCGTGCCGAGGCGCTGCGGCAGGGTATGGCAGCGGGGGTTTCCGTCGAGGCAATCGACGCGGCCCTACAGGCAAGCGTCGAACTATTGGATGCAGGGCAGGTAGATCGGGATGGAACCGGCAAGTTGCGCCGGATGCATACTACCCAGCGCGCCGTGCAGGAAGAGTTGGCCATCCAGACCATCGCCACCCAGGGGAAGGCCGAAGCCCTCCACTCCCCGGAATCGGCGTCGGCACTGCTGGAGCAAAGACAGAAGGCGCAAGGTTGGAACTATTCCGATGGGCAGGTTGAGGCCATACGGATGGCCCTCATCGGCAGGGAGCAACATCAGGGAATAGTGGGTGCTGCCGGCGCCGGAAAAACCACCAGCATGGCTGTCATCGTGGAACAGTATCGACAGGCTGGATACGAGGTCATCGGACTCGCCCCCTCGGCCAAGGCTGCTGCAGAACTGCAGTCTGCGGGCTGCCAGACGCAAACCCTGGAGTCCTTCCTGCGCAGCAAATCGAGCGAAGCCTCTGGCCAGATCCTTTATATCGTCGACGAAGCGGGCATGGTCTCGCGTCGGGATTTGCTGCGCTTCTATCGGCGTGCGCAACAGGACGGAGCAAGGACTCTGACCGTGGGCGACCCCCGGCAATTACAGGCCGTGCAGGCCGGTAATCCCTTCGAGCAACTGTTACGCTGTAACGGTTTCCGCCAGGCCAGCATCACCCAGATCAACCGGCAAAAGGACCCGGCACTATTGGCCATTGCCGAAGCCTTTGCCGGCGGGGACGCAGAAAAAGGTTTGCGGCTTGCCGATCCGTACCTGCGGGAGATTCCCCTGCCCGATTCAGTGCCAGGCCAAAAGAAGATCGACAAAGCCGTCAAGCAGGAATGTTTGGCAAGGGCGGCGGCGGCTTCCTACCTTAGGCTGTCTTCCGAGGAGCGCGGGCAAACACTGGTTCTGGCCGCCAGCAATGGCACGAGACGGATCGCCAATACCGAGATCCGCACGGGTCTCATAGAGCGGGGGGAATTAGGCCCGGAATCCGTGGTGATCACCGCTCTCGACAAGGTCAGCCTGAGTGTTGCCCATCAGGCGCAGGCTGCGTTCTATCGTCCGGGGCAAGTGGTGGAACTTGGCCGCGCGGAGTCCGGCGTTGGGGAGCGCGGCACCCGCTGGAGGATCGTGGGTACCGAAAATGGCAAGCTGCAAGTCGTCCCCTTGCATGCGGAGGCGAAAGCACCAGTACATCTCAGGCCCTCGACCACACTGCAATTGTTCGATGTGCGCCCGATGGAATTGCGCGAGGGCGACCAAGTTTTATTCCGACAGAACGACAAGAGCCGAGACATCGATCTTCGCAACGGCGATGATGCCGTCATTGCCATCCAGAATGGAAAAGCGTTCGCAACGCTGCGCGATGGAAAGTCGATAGAGCTGAAAGCCAGTGAAGTCATGGATTATGGCTACTGCCGCACCGTTCACGCCTCCCAAGGCGCCACGGTGGATCGGGCGATCGTCATCGCCGAGCGTAGCCGCGCTGGGGCGAACCTCGGCTACGTCGCGCTGAGCCGAGAGAAACTTCACCTGGAAATCCTGACCGACGACAAGGAAAGGCTGGTCGAGAGTTGGGGGAAATACGTACAACAAGAATCTGCGCGGGAGGCAGCGATGCGCGGCACACTGCAAAGTGCCAGAGACCAAGCCCGAGAAGTTATCTCTTGCCAGCTGGCCCATGCTCGTGCCGAAGAAAGAACTCAGCGCGAAACCCGGAAAAGAGAAAAGGCACGAGACACCCTGACCGCCAAAAAGCAACGCAGCCCTGCTTACGACCAAGGCATTGGTTGGTGA
- a CDS encoding divalent metal cation transporter: protein MTIDSGPSDVTTESGLLQQLPEEERQRIEDRWRIYQLRHHPSWWRRLLLFLSLIGPGILVMIADNDAGGVITYAQTGAMYGIGFFIPFLLLMIPVAYIVQEMTVRLGAVTHRGHAEMIWGRYGAFWGVFSLIDLTIANILTLATEFIGIRVGMSVFGVSPYISVPVAWFFAASIMVFLHYSTWERLALWIAAANIIFVPLAIAAHPKWGQVIAAVGTWHIPVGTALGAFTYVVLANLGTTIAPWMLFFEQSSVVDKGLTIADIFGGQADTAIGSLSMGIIAIAIVVLTGTLVYGHPGASNFDIEAILQSLQQSRLGNLGTALFALGLVEAGLIAAIAITASTSWAVAEALKLPRSLNLRPQHALPFYLSGILSAALAAIVVLIPHVPLGFLNLTVQVIASIFMPAAMLFLLMLLNDREIMGEYVNRPWQNYSALTIVGLLILANGLYGYTVIFHRG from the coding sequence ATGACGATCGATTCGGGACCATCTGACGTAACCACAGAATCGGGCCTCCTGCAACAACTTCCGGAAGAGGAGCGTCAGCGCATAGAAGACCGCTGGCGGATTTATCAATTGCGTCACCATCCTTCCTGGTGGCGGCGCCTGCTCCTGTTCCTGAGCCTGATCGGGCCCGGCATTCTCGTCATGATCGCTGACAACGATGCCGGCGGTGTCATTACCTACGCCCAAACCGGTGCGATGTACGGCATCGGCTTCTTTATTCCCTTTTTGTTGCTGATGATTCCTGTCGCTTATATCGTTCAGGAGATGACGGTACGCTTAGGTGCGGTTACCCATCGCGGCCATGCAGAAATGATCTGGGGACGTTATGGGGCCTTTTGGGGTGTCTTTTCCTTAATTGATCTTACCATTGCAAACATTCTTACCCTGGCAACGGAGTTTATCGGGATCCGGGTTGGCATGAGTGTCTTTGGGGTATCACCTTATATCTCGGTGCCGGTTGCCTGGTTCTTTGCCGCTTCTATCATGGTTTTTTTACACTACAGCACTTGGGAGCGTTTGGCGCTCTGGATTGCCGCCGCCAATATCATCTTTGTGCCATTGGCCATTGCTGCGCACCCAAAGTGGGGACAGGTCATCGCTGCCGTGGGCACCTGGCATATTCCCGTCGGCACCGCATTGGGCGCTTTCACCTACGTTGTTCTAGCGAATTTGGGCACCACTATTGCTCCCTGGATGCTGTTTTTCGAGCAATCCTCTGTGGTTGATAAGGGGCTTACCATTGCAGATATTTTTGGTGGTCAAGCGGATACGGCCATTGGCAGCCTTTCTATGGGGATAATCGCTATCGCCATCGTCGTATTAACAGGGACACTGGTCTATGGCCATCCAGGGGCTTCCAATTTTGACATAGAGGCCATCCTGCAGAGCCTGCAACAAAGTCGATTGGGGAACCTTGGTACCGCTCTTTTTGCTCTAGGTCTGGTCGAGGCTGGACTCATCGCAGCTATCGCCATTACCGCCAGCACTTCCTGGGCGGTGGCCGAGGCTCTCAAGTTGCCACGAAGTTTGAACCTGCGTCCCCAGCATGCACTACCTTTCTACCTGTCTGGTATTCTCAGCGCTGCCCTAGCGGCTATTGTTGTCCTGATCCCTCATGTACCACTGGGTTTCCTAAATCTTACCGTTCAGGTGATCGCTTCCATTTTTATGCCAGCCGCCATGCTGTTTCTTCTTATGCTGCTCAATGACCGAGAGATCATGGGCGAATATGTTAATCGGCCTTGGCAGAATTACTCGGCCTTAACCATTGTCGGATTGCTCATTTTGGCCAATGGGCTTTATGGGTACACTGTGATATTCCACCGAGGCTAG
- a CDS encoding helicase-related protein encodes MLKLEQIQKNSAISGIEPGQVVRVVTTEPVGDTSLTVYYKTADGKLRERMLFRTDEAKLSLAEAGRPWAFDAPGDEFKLAAEAYRINLAHLFDPMMAVHTSNVEPLPHQITAVYESMLPRQPLRYVLADDPGAGKTIMAGLLIRELLMRADAKRVLIVAPGSLVEQWQDEMFEKFGLSFTLFSREQVEQSRSGNPFDDIDLMVARVDQLARAEDLQEKLRLSHWDLVVVDEAHKLSANYFGNKVNKTKRFQLGELLGSITRHFLLMTATPHNGKEEDFQLFLSLLDADRFYGKFRDGAHKVDVSDLMRRMVKEDMLRFDGTRLFPERRAYTTNYQLSDLEAALYAAVTDYVKEEMNRADQLDGQRKGTVGFALTALQRRLASSPEAIYQSLKRRRIKLTRRVEEEKLRNRGQALAETLGPIGFNHPPEDIWESADAFSPEDYEDFEEAVVDQATAARTIQELEAEIFILEGLEEQARQVVHSGQDRKWDELSKLLQNTPEMRDADGRQRKLIIFTEHRDTLNYLAVKIRGLIGSEEAVVMIHGGVKREERRKVQELFRNDPAVRVLIATDAAGEGVNLQNANLMVNYDLPWNPNRLEQRFGRIHRIGQTEVCHLWNMVAAETREGDVFQRLFEKLEVERQALGGRVFDILGEVFEDKPLKDLLIEAIRYGADPEVRARLLQRVEGALDTEHLENIIKRNALCEEVMDEKRLFAVKEEMEKAEARKLQPYFIRSFFNQAFQQLGGELRPREPSRYEITHVPANIRERDRRIAGRDRRNLAPVLRKYERVCFEKQYVRLTDRIGAPMASLIHPGHPLMQSITDLVLEAHRNQLKQGAVLVDPSDMGLTPRVMFLIDHSVKEGGDPAHVVSRRMQFVEIDPQGVAINAGWAPHLDLEPIGKADMGLIEDVLAAPWITQNLEQEALAHASTHLVPEHFDEVRARREKMIDKTLAAVNERLVKEINFWSDRYIKLQDDMAAGKDVRLTLENVRRTIDDLSVRRETREKELLSMRHVISATPVVVGGALVIPAGLLAQRKGQSGWSADANARAHVERVAMKVVMDTERALGHEVIDVSAQKCGWDVTSLPKAVDGKLPPSRHIEVKGRAKGHSTITVTRNEILYGLNQQDKFILAIVLVDGEQHEGPFYVMKPFTQEPDWAVTSINLDLDELLARAVHAERMQ; translated from the coding sequence GTGCTGAAGCTCGAACAGATTCAAAAGAACTCGGCCATCTCGGGTATCGAACCTGGGCAAGTGGTCCGCGTCGTCACCACGGAGCCGGTAGGCGATACCTCGCTCACCGTTTACTACAAGACCGCAGACGGCAAGCTGCGGGAGCGCATGCTGTTTCGCACGGACGAGGCCAAGTTGTCGCTGGCCGAAGCAGGCCGCCCGTGGGCATTCGATGCACCCGGGGATGAGTTCAAGCTCGCTGCCGAGGCCTACCGCATCAATCTGGCCCATCTCTTCGACCCGATGATGGCCGTCCACACGTCGAACGTGGAGCCACTGCCGCACCAGATCACGGCGGTTTACGAGTCCATGCTGCCGCGCCAACCACTGCGCTATGTCCTGGCCGACGACCCAGGCGCTGGCAAGACCATCATGGCAGGTCTCTTGATCCGCGAGCTGCTGATGCGGGCAGACGCCAAGCGCGTGCTCATCGTCGCTCCCGGCAGCTTGGTCGAGCAGTGGCAAGACGAAATGTTCGAGAAGTTCGGCCTCTCGTTCACGCTGTTTTCACGCGAGCAGGTCGAGCAGTCGCGTAGCGGCAATCCGTTTGATGATATCGATCTGATGGTCGCTCGCGTCGATCAGCTGGCGCGCGCCGAAGACCTGCAGGAGAAGCTGCGACTGTCGCACTGGGACCTGGTGGTCGTGGACGAAGCGCACAAGCTCTCGGCCAACTACTTCGGCAACAAGGTCAACAAGACCAAACGCTTCCAGCTTGGCGAGCTGCTGGGCTCGATCACGCGGCACTTCCTGTTGATGACGGCCACGCCGCACAACGGCAAGGAGGAGGACTTCCAGCTGTTCCTGTCACTGCTGGACGCTGACCGTTTCTACGGTAAGTTCCGCGATGGCGCCCACAAGGTCGATGTCTCCGATTTGATGCGCCGCATGGTCAAGGAAGACATGCTCCGTTTCGATGGCACGCGCCTGTTTCCGGAACGTCGTGCCTACACCACAAACTACCAACTCTCCGATCTAGAAGCTGCGCTCTACGCCGCCGTCACCGATTACGTGAAGGAGGAAATGAACCGGGCCGATCAACTCGACGGTCAACGCAAGGGCACCGTGGGCTTCGCCCTTACCGCCTTGCAGCGCCGTCTGGCCTCCAGCCCCGAGGCCATCTACCAGTCGCTCAAGCGTCGGCGTATCAAACTGACGCGCCGGGTCGAAGAAGAAAAGCTGCGGAATCGCGGCCAGGCGTTGGCCGAGACCCTTGGTCCAATCGGCTTCAACCATCCCCCAGAAGATATCTGGGAGTCGGCCGATGCATTCTCGCCTGAAGATTACGAGGACTTTGAGGAAGCCGTCGTTGATCAGGCCACCGCCGCGCGGACCATCCAGGAGCTCGAAGCCGAGATCTTCATCCTCGAAGGCCTGGAGGAGCAGGCCAGGCAGGTTGTCCACTCTGGCCAGGATCGCAAGTGGGACGAGCTATCCAAGCTGTTGCAGAATACCCCAGAGATGCGCGATGCCGATGGACGCCAGCGCAAGCTCATCATCTTCACCGAGCACCGTGACACGCTGAACTACCTCGCGGTCAAGATCCGTGGGCTGATCGGTAGCGAGGAGGCCGTAGTCATGATCCATGGCGGCGTCAAACGCGAAGAGCGCCGCAAGGTGCAGGAGCTGTTCCGCAATGACCCTGCCGTGCGCGTGCTCATCGCTACCGACGCTGCGGGCGAAGGCGTGAACCTGCAAAACGCCAACCTGATGGTCAACTACGACCTACCCTGGAACCCCAACCGTCTGGAGCAACGTTTTGGCCGCATCCACCGCATTGGCCAGACCGAGGTCTGCCACCTGTGGAATATGGTGGCCGCCGAGACCCGCGAGGGGGATGTCTTCCAGCGTCTGTTCGAGAAGCTGGAGGTGGAGCGTCAGGCCCTGGGCGGCCGCGTGTTCGACATCTTGGGCGAGGTCTTCGAGGATAAGCCTCTCAAAGATCTGCTGATCGAAGCTATCCGCTACGGAGCCGATCCCGAAGTCCGCGCCCGCCTGCTCCAGAGGGTGGAAGGTGCGCTGGATACCGAGCACCTCGAGAACATCATCAAACGCAATGCGCTATGCGAAGAAGTGATGGACGAGAAGCGCCTGTTCGCGGTGAAGGAGGAGATGGAAAAGGCCGAGGCCCGCAAGCTCCAACCCTACTTCATCCGCTCCTTCTTCAACCAGGCATTCCAGCAACTGGGTGGAGAGCTGCGCCCACGCGAACCTAGCCGCTATGAGATTACCCACGTTCCGGCCAACATCCGCGAGCGCGACCGAAGAATTGCCGGGCGAGATCGCCGCAACCTCGCCCCCGTGCTGCGCAAATACGAGCGCGTATGTTTTGAGAAGCAATACGTGCGCCTCACCGACCGGATCGGCGCGCCGATGGCCAGTTTGATCCATCCGGGGCATCCGCTGATGCAGTCGATCACCGACCTGGTGCTGGAAGCCCATCGTAACCAGCTCAAGCAAGGCGCCGTTCTCGTAGACCCAAGCGACATGGGCCTCACCCCTAGGGTAATGTTCCTCATCGATCATTCCGTGAAGGAAGGTGGCGACCCCGCCCATGTCGTTTCCCGCCGCATGCAGTTCGTTGAGATCGACCCGCAGGGCGTCGCGATCAATGCCGGCTGGGCACCGCACCTCGACCTCGAACCCATCGGCAAGGCCGACATGGGCCTGATCGAAGATGTGCTGGCCGCGCCATGGATCACGCAGAATCTTGAGCAGGAGGCCTTGGCGCACGCTTCCACGCATCTGGTGCCGGAGCACTTTGACGAGGTGCGTGCCCGCCGCGAGAAGATGATCGACAAGACCCTTGCCGCGGTCAACGAGCGTCTGGTCAAGGAGATCAACTTCTGGTCCGATCGCTACATCAAGCTGCAAGACGACATGGCCGCTGGCAAAGACGTTCGCCTGACACTGGAGAACGTGCGCCGTACCATCGATGACCTGAGCGTCCGCCGCGAGACGCGCGAGAAGGAACTTCTGTCCATGCGCCATGTGATTTCGGCGACGCCGGTGGTGGTGGGCGGCGCACTGGTGATCCCCGCTGGCCTTTTGGCACAGCGCAAGGGGCAGTCCGGATGGTCGGCAGACGCCAACGCCCGGGCCCATGTGGAACGGGTGGCCATGAAGGTCGTCATGGATACCGAGCGTGCCCTTGGTCATGAGGTCATCGATGTCTCGGCGCAGAAATGCGGTTGGGACGTGACCAGTCTGCCAAAAGCCGTGGATGGCAAGCTCCCACCCTCCCGGCATATTGAGGTGAAGGGTCGCGCCAAGGGACATAGCACGATTACCGTGACCCGCAACGAAATCCTCTACGGGTTGAACCAGCAGGATAAATTCATCCTCGCCATCGTGCTGGTGGACGGCGAGCAGCACGAAGGGCCATTCTACGTCATGAAACCCTTCACACAAGAACCCGATTGGGCGGTGACCAGCATTAACCTCGACCTTGACGAGTTGCTTGCGCGGGCGGTGCACGCGGAGAGAATGCAGTGA
- a CDS encoding AAA family ATPase, with protein MLESDWTQNVLPYGDGCATCRKSPSEPAGVDGGFPEPQPLVDLPRVDVAGVIDTPSPPPDFVWNGMVPRGHICLLSGHGGSGKSTLALQLAIAVAMGLPLLGVPTTPGRVLVFSGEDAEPLLRHRLATLCHALDVNPHALAERLLVLDATENPALGESVRDRETGRDFIAPTTVYKRLWEILTEHQPVLVVVDNASDVFEGNENDRSQVRGFVRSLAKICRQVGSHPAILLLTHTPKQAVNGRGESYSGSTAWHNSARARLSLTPAKDDDSRLTLSLDKLNIGPRTAEPLHLVRSHGGVLELDENAHDAEDAPNEPPTSTLLHLLADFVRRGERVSPEPKAHTNAWAMLRDEVGFPRKKYRNAGALLTAMRQLEREGLISREDYRDAYRKSRTAWALTAKGWEAIGESAPSASSAPSYDESAPVTAPHVSAPSAPSHRAGGTGDRERTHEGAPGGVANGQ; from the coding sequence ATGCTTGAGAGCGACTGGACGCAAAACGTCCTGCCCTACGGAGATGGGTGCGCAACCTGCCGCAAGTCCCCATCTGAGCCCGCTGGTGTGGACGGTGGCTTTCCCGAACCACAGCCACTGGTGGACCTGCCGCGCGTGGATGTGGCCGGGGTGATCGATACCCCCTCGCCGCCACCGGATTTTGTCTGGAACGGCATGGTGCCCCGTGGTCACATCTGTCTGCTATCTGGGCATGGTGGGAGCGGCAAGAGCACCCTCGCGCTACAACTGGCCATTGCGGTGGCAATGGGCTTGCCTCTCCTGGGAGTACCGACAACGCCTGGCCGTGTGCTTGTTTTCTCTGGGGAGGACGCGGAGCCTTTGCTGCGCCATCGCCTGGCTACCCTCTGCCACGCTCTGGACGTAAATCCACATGCCCTGGCCGAGCGTCTGCTGGTGCTGGATGCAACCGAAAATCCCGCACTTGGCGAATCGGTTCGCGATCGGGAAACGGGTCGCGATTTTATCGCGCCGACCACCGTATATAAGCGACTGTGGGAAATTCTTACTGAGCACCAGCCCGTCTTGGTCGTTGTGGACAATGCCAGCGATGTTTTCGAGGGCAACGAAAACGATCGATCACAGGTCCGAGGTTTTGTGCGCTCCCTAGCGAAGATATGCCGCCAAGTGGGCAGCCACCCAGCGATCCTGCTGCTAACCCATACGCCCAAGCAGGCCGTGAACGGTCGGGGCGAAAGCTACAGCGGCAGCACGGCCTGGCACAATTCCGCACGCGCGCGCCTATCGCTCACGCCCGCCAAGGATGACGACAGCCGCCTAACCCTGAGCCTCGACAAGCTGAACATTGGCCCGCGAACTGCCGAGCCGCTGCATCTGGTGCGCTCTCATGGTGGAGTGCTGGAGCTGGATGAGAACGCACACGACGCGGAGGACGCGCCCAACGAACCGCCGACCAGCACCCTGCTGCACCTGCTGGCGGATTTCGTTAGGCGAGGGGAGCGTGTCAGCCCGGAGCCAAAAGCGCACACCAACGCATGGGCCATGCTGCGAGACGAAGTGGGCTTCCCGCGCAAAAAATACCGCAACGCCGGCGCACTACTCACCGCCATGAGGCAACTGGAGCGGGAAGGACTCATCAGCCGGGAGGACTACCGCGATGCCTACCGCAAGTCCCGAACGGCATGGGCTTTGACCGCCAAAGGATGGGAGGCCATCGGAGAAAGTGCGCCTTCTGCGTCCTCTGCGCCTTCATATGATGAGAGCGCACCTGTCACAGCCCCTCATGTGAGTGCGCCTTCTGCGCCCTCACATAGGGCAGGGGGTACGGGGGATAGAGAGCGCACCCATGAAGGCGCACCAGGAGGTGTCGCCAATGGGCAATAA
- a CDS encoding NYN domain-containing protein produces MTRVAAYIDGFNLYFGLKQARFKRYFWLDVAALARALLKPGQQLVATHYFSARICDNGRNAADQKRQNDYLEALAVQGVQSQFGHYLEKKRECRACHATWLDYEEKMTDVNIAIQLMTDAFDNAFDVALVISGDSDLTTPIRRVRERFPSKRVIVAFPPHRHSKALKQHASGHLAISENKLRASQLPEQVVKADGFVLQRPAHWK; encoded by the coding sequence ATGACTCGCGTCGCCGCCTATATAGATGGTTTCAACCTGTACTTCGGCCTGAAGCAGGCCCGATTCAAGCGCTACTTTTGGTTGGATGTGGCCGCGCTTGCACGCGCCCTACTCAAACCAGGCCAGCAACTAGTCGCCACCCATTACTTCTCCGCCCGTATTTGTGACAATGGCCGCAATGCGGCGGACCAGAAGCGGCAGAACGATTATCTGGAGGCACTGGCTGTTCAAGGGGTTCAGAGTCAGTTCGGCCACTACCTGGAAAAGAAACGCGAGTGCCGGGCATGCCACGCCACTTGGCTGGACTACGAAGAAAAGATGACCGATGTGAACATTGCTATCCAGTTGATGACGGATGCCTTCGACAATGCTTTCGACGTGGCCCTGGTCATCTCTGGCGACAGTGACCTCACCACACCCATCCGCCGAGTGCGCGAACGCTTTCCATCCAAGCGCGTCATCGTCGCCTTCCCGCCCCATCGCCATTCCAAGGCACTCAAGCAACACGCCAGCGGCCACCTTGCCATCAGCGAAAACAAACTGCGCGCCAGCCAGTTACCCGAACAAGTCGTCAAAGCTGATGGCTTTGTGCTCCAACGTCCAGCGCACTGGAAATAA